CAGGTATCTATCTGAAAGGGAGTTGAGAGCAAGATTGAATTTTAGAATTGCTGTTGTTATATTAAATTATATGAATTATGAAGATACTTTGGAATGCATACAGAGTGTATTATCACAAACCTATCGTAATTACGACATTATTGTTGTGGAAAATGGCTCGCCAAACAATTCTTATCAGGCATTATTACAACACCTGAAAAGAAATCAAAAGATTACCTTATTAAAAAGCAATAAAAACCTGGGGTATGCAAAAGGAAACAATCTTGGTATCCGCTATGCAAAAGAACGGTTAAATGCTGACTATGTGTTTGTATGCAACAGTGATATAACCTTTCAGCCAGATTTGTTTGAAACTATACTAAAGACCAATTATAAAGGGATTGGAGTTATATCTCCAACAGTCTATTATCCCTACGGTACGAAGCAGCCTGTCTCCCTACAAACCAGTTCTATCTATAAAACGATTTTAAGTACAGTAACGGGTATCTTTGCCGCTTGGCTTATGTGTCTTCCCCTCATAAATAAACTGGTACACCTTTTTCACAAAGATTCTCAAATAGAAGCCGCATATCCTTTTAATAATGAAGAATTCACTTACAACATTCAGGGCTGCTCTTATTTTTTAACCCCCGCTTATTTTAGATACTATCAACAGTTATATCCAAAAACATTTTTATACTGGGAAGAGATTAATCTGGCAGTTTACTTATCAAAGACCGGCTTAAAGGCTATTATAGTAGAGACCTCCCCTGTAATTCATAAGGATAAAAAATCCTTTATCCGGCTTGTTTCCCCACACAATGCAGACATAAAAAAATTAAAGTATAGTACTGACAGTCTCTTTCATTCTCTTCCCATGTTTTTTTCAAACTATCCTTCAATCGTAAGAAGATATGATACCTCTAGACTTAAATCAAACCAGAAAGGATTAAAATAATGAATCAATTAAAATTGATGACAATTCTTGGCACCCGCCCCGAGATTATCAGGCTATCCGAGGTTATAAAAAAGTGTGATTTATATTTTAATCATATCCTGGTACATACCGGGCAGAACTGGGATTATTCCTTGAATCAAATCTTCTTTGAGGACTTAAACTTGCGACAGCCAGATATTTATCTGGAAGCTGTAGGAGATGACTTAGGAGAGACAATCGGGAATATTATTGCC
The nucleotide sequence above comes from Anaerocolumna cellulosilytica. Encoded proteins:
- a CDS encoding glycosyltransferase: MNFRIAVVILNYMNYEDTLECIQSVLSQTYRNYDIIVVENGSPNNSYQALLQHLKRNQKITLLKSNKNLGYAKGNNLGIRYAKERLNADYVFVCNSDITFQPDLFETILKTNYKGIGVISPTVYYPYGTKQPVSLQTSSIYKTILSTVTGIFAAWLMCLPLINKLVHLFHKDSQIEAAYPFNNEEFTYNIQGCSYFLTPAYFRYYQQLYPKTFLYWEEINLAVYLSKTGLKAIIVETSPVIHKDKKSFIRLVSPHNADIKKLKYSTDSLFHSLPMFFSNYPSIVRRYDTSRLKSNQKGLK